GTTGCTCCCTGATGTTTTCAGGTACGCTTTCCCTTTCAGGATAAGCGATGAAAGTACCTTTCTGCTCGCTTTCATTCCAATCCAGCCAGCTAAACTTAGCGTTTTTGCCACGGATAACGCTGGTGAAAGCGGTATTGTGAGCGGCTTTAGGAGCCAAAGTGATGACATCACCGGGCTTCAGTTGGAATGAAGGAATGTTTACCACTTCTCCATTTACACAAACGTGTTTGTGGCTTACCAATTGGCGTGCAGCAGGACGACTAGGAGCAATACCAAGGCGGAAAACAGTGTTGTCCAAACGAGCTTCCAGCAATTTGATCAGGTTTTCACCTGTAACACCCTTACGACGAGCAGCCTCTACGAAAGTTTTGTAGAACTGACGCTCCAATACACCGTAAGTGTACTTTGCTTTCTGCTTTTCCTTCAGCTGCATAGCGTACTCACCCAATTGCTTACGCTTACGGGCGGCACCGTGCTGGCCGGGAGGATTGCTGTTTTTGCCTAAATACTTACCATTGCCCAGAATGGGCTCGCCGAAAATGCGGCTGATTTTGGTCTTTGGACCTGTGTAACGTGCCATAAACTTTTTTCATTTCGATTTTTTTTGAAACCGGTGCTACGATCGGTAAAAAATCGTAAAAAATTAATCGTGCACCCTTTGTGTAAATGAAACCTTGTTGGCTCAGTTCCTTTCGCTCCCATTGGAGTTGCAGGAATTATTTCGACCTCAAAGCCCCCTTTAGGGGGTTTGGGGGTTATACGCGACGCTTCTTAGGAGGACGGCAGCCATTGTGTGGCAGCGGAGTCACATCCTTAATAGAAGTTACTTCAATACCGCTTTGAGAAATAGAACGGATAGCACCTTCGCGGCCGCTACCTGGACCTTTCACGTAAACATCAGCACGTTTCATACCGGCGTCGAGGGCTACACGGGCAGCATCGGCAGCGGCAACCTGAGCGGCATAGGGAGTATTTTTCTTGCTACCCTTGAAACCCATTTTACCAGCACTGCTCCAGCTAATCACCTGGCCTTGCTTGTTGGTAATGCTAATGATAATGTTGTTGAATGTAGCGTTAACGTGTACGTCGCCGGCTACATCCACTTTTACCACACGCTTTTTGCGGCGGCTTTGGCGCTTAATTGTTGTTTTGCCATTTTGTTTGGAGGTAATCTTGTGAAAAAATAAATCCCGACATCGCCTTTTGGGTGACCGGGAACCGGATTTTCCTCCTCCTCAACCAATGTTGAGGGATCCAGAATGAGCCGGATTTATATAACAAAGTCGTGAACAAGTTCATCACTTGTTCACGACTCAATTATTACTTCTTAGGTGCCTTCTTCTTACCGGCAACTGTCTTACGCTTACCCTTACGAGTACGGCTGTTGGTACGGGTACGCTGGCCACGCAAAGGCAGACCTTTACGGTGACGGAGACCACGGTAACAAGCGATGTCCATCAAACGCTTGATGTTCATGCTCACTTCGCTACGCAGTGCACCTTCAACTTTCAGTTCGTCGTTGATGATGGTACGGATGGCATTCAGCTCATCGTCATTCCACTGACTTACTTTTTTGCTGAAGTCGATTTCAGCTTTTGTCAAAATGTACTGTGCAGTGCTACGACCAATACCATAGATATAGGTAAGGCCTATTTCGCCACGCTTGTTTTTGGGGAGGTCAATACCGGCAATACGAGCCATGTTATTTTCTTTTTCGTTTTTGTTCTAGAATGTTGGAACTGCTAAAGCAGCACTGTTGCATTATTATCCCTGACGCTGCTTATAGCGGGGGTTCTTTTTATTGATAATGTACAGCTTTCCTTTGCGACGTACAATTTTGCAGTCTGCGCTACGCTTTTTTACTGATGCACGAACTTTCATCGTTCTTTTAATTTACAAAGTTTCAAAACTCAGGCTGCCCGGTTTTCAGCCTTCGCAGCGCAAATGATTACTATTTATACCTGAAAATGATCCGTCCACGTGTGAGGTCGTATGGGCTCATTTCTACGCCAACTTTATCGCCGGGCAAAATGCGGATGTAGTGCATTCTCATTTTACCAGAAATCGTACTAATAACTTCGTGACCATTTTCAAGGCGAACCCTGAACATGGCATTCGACAGAGCTTCTATAATTACGCCGTCCTGTTTAATGAGTGATTGCTTCGACATATAGTTTTTGGGAGCGCAAAGATAGAAGTTTTCAACAAAAAACCGCAAAGGTTTCCCATTGATTTTCTACAAAACGGCTGCAAATGTGGGAAAATCCCCGCAAATAATTCCAAAACTGGTCGACTAATTATTGGCCGCGGCCAAAAAACAGCACAATGTGTGCCCTTGAATACATTAAAACTTACATGCCGGGCCATTTTCAGCCAGCATCATTTCACTTCCATTCCAGATTGCCATAATAATTCATGGCCGAACGATTTGTACTGATAACGGTAACGGTAGTGTATCCTTCTGCGCCTATCATCATCATGATTTTTTGCACCTCGGGTTTGTCTTTCGGTACTATTGTCACGGTCCACCCGTTTTTCTTGCCTGGCTCAGCAGAATATTCAAATTGTTTCGACTCAAACCTGATGGCTCCTTCACCACCATAGGCAGACCCGCCAAATGAAGTGCCGAAAAAGGGCAAATCACAACTAAGCATGTCTGGCTTTACTACAATACCATAAGCAGAAGTAAGATTGATATTCCTGCCCTTTTGAGTGGCAGCTGTCATGGCCTTAAAAGAATACTGCCGGGCATCAACGGCTGTTTTCACTGCAGTTTGACGGGCAACGCTGGTCATACCGTCACTAAAAGATGGGGCAGCACAACCTGCCAGCAGTACAGCCATAGATACAATCACAAGCGTATTGAAAAGGGTTCTCATAGTCAAATCTTTTCAGCACCAATTTCGTTTAAAATAAATTGACCGGCAACACAATTTCCCATTGGTGGGGCTGGGTAATGCCCGAAAATTCCGGATCGAGCAGATAGCTGTACCGCACACCCAAACTTACCGGCAGTTGGTTCCACCAGCGGGTATCGAAGTAGATTTCGGAGCCCACCGTAT
The Phnomibacter ginsenosidimutans genome window above contains:
- the rpsK gene encoding 30S ribosomal protein S11 → MVKVDVAGDVHVNATFNNIIISITNKQGQVISWSSAGKMGFKGSKKNTPYAAQVAAADAARVALDAGMKRADVYVKGPGSGREGAIRSISQSGIEVTSIKDVTPLPHNGCRPPKKRRV
- the infA gene encoding translation initiation factor IF-1, giving the protein MSKQSLIKQDGVIIEALSNAMFRVRLENGHEVISTISGKMRMHYIRILPGDKVGVEMSPYDLTRGRIIFRYK
- the rpsD gene encoding 30S ribosomal protein S4, coding for MARYTGPKTKISRIFGEPILGNGKYLGKNSNPPGQHGAARKRKQLGEYAMQLKEKQKAKYTYGVLERQFYKTFVEAARRKGVTGENLIKLLEARLDNTVFRLGIAPSRPAARQLVSHKHVCVNGEVVNIPSFQLKPGDVITLAPKAAHNTAFTSVIRGKNAKFSWLDWNESEQKGTFIAYPERESVPENIREQLIVELYSK
- the ykgO gene encoding type B 50S ribosomal protein L36, encoding MKVRASVKKRSADCKIVRRKGKLYIINKKNPRYKQRQG
- a CDS encoding DUF4251 domain-containing protein, translating into MRTLFNTLVIVSMAVLLAGCAAPSFSDGMTSVARQTAVKTAVDARQYSFKAMTAATQKGRNINLTSAYGIVVKPDMLSCDLPFFGTSFGGSAYGGEGAIRFESKQFEYSAEPGKKNGWTVTIVPKDKPEVQKIMMMIGAEGYTTVTVISTNRSAMNYYGNLEWK
- the rpsM gene encoding 30S ribosomal protein S13 — its product is MARIAGIDLPKNKRGEIGLTYIYGIGRSTAQYILTKAEIDFSKKVSQWNDDELNAIRTIINDELKVEGALRSEVSMNIKRLMDIACYRGLRHRKGLPLRGQRTRTNSRTRKGKRKTVAGKKKAPKK